The DNA window ATGAACTGTCTTTTTCATATATTGCTAATGGATAATTGTATATTAAACATGCCTAAAGGTTCTGAAACACAAGCTGAAGCAGtgctgtttttaaagctgtAGAGTGTATGAACTTTAGAGCTCATTGAGAGAACGGCATGTTAAAAAGCCCAAATCCCTGTTGtgtgacttcctgttgcactgtgGGAGAAAAGAACGTTGGGTCAAAGTCCATTTCCTAGCacaaggaggaggaaataatAAAGATCCTCTAAGTAATATAAAATTGGAAGCATTCCTGCTAGAATGTACAAGCACAGACGAGTGACAATATTCTTACAGGGACATTGTAAAACAAAGTTGGGCTACAATTTAAATGGTATGAATAGTGTCCTATGTAAATGACGTCATTATTCTCGAACCGTAGGTGGGAGTGGCTTTTGCAACGTTCAGGATGACTCAGCCAATAGCGTGAAGCTTCCAAAATATAAACTGCGTTGCGTTCAATGCAAGACGGATGATTTATAGACCGTATGAAAATAAAGTCTATAGTGAAGTCAAAGCTTCAaattacatttgatttttaaatatctTCTAATTTTAAAGTGCGGGACAAAAGAGCCGTGTCACGAGCGGCTAAAGTACAAATTAAAGATGGCATAAACTGTTAGTGTAGGGTCAATCTAATTATTCTTTAGGGCATACTTGTAATATATTCCCcgcaaaatatatttaaatgaagtaGATTAAATTCACATGGGCATCTATTACGAATCGTCTGGATACATATAATTGGCGTTTTCACTATTTTCTTGGCGTAATATGACCAGGTAGTCTAATTTCCGGGTGTTCATGAACGCATCAGTATGGGAGTATATGAAGAATTTCGTATAAAACGCTTCCTCTGCGTTCTCACTACTACCGAATCAAACCGCAGCGGGAGAGGAGGCCGAAGGGTTCGGTTTAAAAGTGTTCCGTGGAAAAGGTAAGACAGCAAAACGACTGCTTTCACTCTCGGTATCATATCAGAGTGTGAGGTTTGAGACGAAGCGAGACACATTTCTTAAGGTACACGCTAATTAATATGAATTAGCAGGAACCTGTTACTCGGTACGAACTTTTCCTGAATGGGCGAACGCGGTTCGACGTTTTGTTTGTTCAAAATACAAGAGAACGTCATCACCGGGATGTCCCTTTCCAAATGCTCTGGCCACATTCTGCTTGAAATTTGTACAACACATCAATTCCTACCAAACAAACCGAGACGCAACCTGTAAAATCCTCTATTGCGTAATTGAGTTTCACGGACTTGGAGACTTTATCACTCCATCCCGTTTCTccgtaaaaaaaacaagttcacAGTAAACAAAACCAGTGGTTGCAGGGGTTTCTCCCTCATTCACAACCATGAGAACCATGAGGAGATTACAATTCTGAAAGATCACGTTTGGTGAAGTTTTATGATTTGAGAATCGGGGTTATGCTGGGTAGACTTCAGCTGCATGTCCAGAACTCCCGAGTGTGTTCCAAAGAGCTGAGAGCCACCACACCCTTCCCTGTGCTGCCGTCGTGCAGACCCTCATATCTCCCAGCCAGCCGGGTTTGCTTGTCCTGGCCTGTTCCCAGCAAGGAAACCATTGCCATTTGCTCAAAATGCTGCAGAATTCCATCACACTTCAGCTGAAATGTTCCCATCACACCATAAATAAGTGGTGGAAAAACGTTTAATAAAAGTGAAAGCTGAATGCTCACACAAACCCTGCTGTGtcattacaaatgttttttgttttttttgtctttattgatGTTAATCAGAGACGTCCTGTCACCTAAAATCCAGTTTATGGGGTTGAAAATTAAAATGGAGCCATTTTAGAGCGATCAAAGCAATCGCTAAGAGTAAAATGGAGTGTTCGGCTTTTCACATGCCGTGTAAACCTGTCTAGGTATGATAAACATCCATGTTTAAACCAAGCGGCATTTGTTCTGTCATAACTCATAAAACTGAGAAACTggtgtgattctttttttcatttttacgtCAGGCATATGTTTTGCCACTTTGAATGGGGTAATTGCAAGTGAAACATGTTTTAGacagtttttcctgtttctttctGGTAAATCAGTTTGAGTTCTTACAACTTTAttcatcctgttttctttccttattGTCTTGCGATTGAGAAGTTGGGTCCATAGTTCAAACCGAATCTGCTGAATAGGATTTtctaaatcatttattttggcCACTAAAGTGTGATTTAGAAGCTTAATCTTTGGGTTTTATGCAAATTCATATACTTAATTCGTGGGTTTTATTGACGTTTCTGCTCGGCTATGTCGCAACCATAGATGCATTCTCAGTCCTCTTCCCCTCAGAAACCGGCGTTCCCATTCTCTTCTGATGTCTCATTTAGGCGAAGGTGCAATATTTAGTTTTGTATGCATTTGTTGTACTGACTcttattgttgtgttttaaCAAATGTTGCTGCTCGTCAACAAATATTAACATCGGATTGTTCAAGCCTGATCtctaatttcattttctttgtttttattgtgcgTAAGTAGAAATTATATTGAAACAGACTAAACAtgaagaaaagaataaaaacaatcatGCATGTGGAGGGATGGAAAGCAACAAAGCTTATgtcctgtctttatttttgcagtGTCAGGCAAACAATATCATTTTACTAAATCTCTATTGGGGTAAAGATCATTACTGATTGATCCTTGCTAAATCATCTTAGTAAGCGCTCGTCTCATTAAACCCTTTTGTTTATTGCACAACGTGGGGCAGATGAAATACTTGGAACATGCTGCTTCATTCCTAAATATGTCAACATGATGATGACCACTGTTTTACTTATTGTTCTTGCTAAATGGTATCAAGGACTTGTTGTTGTGCCTCCAGTTCTCTGAATAACTGCTGCAAATGTACAAACAGTTTTCCACAGTCTTTAGCCACACGCTGTGATAAATTGGTCTGGGAGAGTCTCACTGGCTCTGTTCTATTTTGGGGTTCCAGGTTGCTCCTCTGACTTCAGCTCCCTTTAGATCCTGGCCTGGATCTGAAGTGACAGTTTCAGGTCTGGGTGAGGCTTAACCTGGAAAATTGTAGCCGCCCGGTCTCTATTGATGCCTCCCGCGTGAGCTTAAACCCAACGCAATCTGCTTTCTAATGTCGCCTTCTTTTGCAATAGTTGCGCAGTTTATTTGAATTCTAATGTGAAAGGCAGATTCTAACCTACAGAGGTGAGGCCACCAGCCTCCTGCTGACCTGCCACCGTTCAGTCAACACGTAACCATCTAGCAGGATGGCaccttctgcaacagtttttcCTTGGTCACATATATAAATGGCACTGGCTCACAACACAGAGCTCCCTGACTATCCACTTCAATAAACCACGCTAACAATTGTGATTCAAATGGGAAGTTGGCTCCCTGGCAAACGCCACATGTATCTGcttacctgcccccccccccccccccccccccacaaatgAAATAGCTGGTGATTAGGCCTCAGGCACCAACTCGTTTGCCCTTAACAGAACAAATGCAATTagcaaaattaaaagaaataatccaATACGAGGAGGGACAGAAACAAATCTTTCATGTAGCTATTTTTGCCATCTTATAAAGCATTATCATTCCACATGCACAAATCGACAATCCTTCCTAAAATAACAAACAATAATTCAAGAGGAATTAAATGTCAATAGCAAAGCAACACTTCACTTTCACCAGGTCCCTGTAGGTAATGTCTAAAAGCTGGAGAACTAGAACATGGAATATTCATGTTGTTGGGGGGGAACATTACAATTAATTGCATTGGACATTTTACTGATCTTGATTTAGATTGGAAATGGAGTGGGAGTTAATTTTGGATTGCTTTGATATCCTGCCTAAATGAACAAATTAATATTGTATCTTCTGATCTGGTTAAAGTTAATAACCTTTCCCTACTGCCCATAAAGGGTCAATATTCAGTTATAGTTTCCAATATATGTGGGTTGTGagcacttttcttttctccccccaACCTTAAAGTTACATTTAAGCCTTAATTCAACTGTAACACTATTATTTCTTCCACAACCTTAAATGCAGGGGCTCCATGCATACATAAAGCAACTCCACCACCTTTTTTTACTTCTATGCAGTGAAGAGCACAGCCTCTTCGGACAAAATCAAAACCTCCAAGTCGATCCACATTTCAGAACGCAGACATTAAAAACCTGCATGCAGACTTCACACATTTAATCGTCGCGTTAAGCTGTTTCATAACATCAGTTAATGCATCAAGTAATTACAATTGGGTTCTATGTCGTAGTCGGACTTCATTCCAGGTTTCAAGTCACATACACAAAATCATACATGTATAGAACTAAATGCCCGCTGGTCAAAAACCAGACCATAATGAGCAAACCTGGGTGTCCTGCTTAAGAATGGGAGCGCGTGATGTGTCCTAATGAAAGCTGGTTCAATTCAAAAAGGGGCGACGCATTTCACACCCTTCCATTTTCATATCGAGTGTGTGTCCAGCAGTGGGTCCTTATTAGCAGTTTGACCTGTACTTCACCACCTGACCTGACTTTATGGTGCTGAAACGTGTGATACTTTAGCACAGTACTTTTGGAATGTCACCTGCAGGCTCACATTTGACCTCACACTTGTTTGTCACTTGCAGAGTCTGAAACCAGGGTGGAACCATATCTCCTTACTTCTGCTCGGGTTTCTCCCCAGGTCACTGTATGACTGACTCGGACATTTTAGAACCCTGGTAAAATGGCAATGGTGCTCTCAGGTTATGATGGTGATGGAAACTGGCGTGATCATCCACACGATTGTAAATGAACACACCCAATCATGGGTGGGATTTTGTGCTTTATCCCCTATATTGGGTTGTTTTTCAAGCCCTGGTTTGGCTTGTTTCAGTCCCAATCTACAGCTTATTTGAATCTCTAATAAAAAATCTATCTCCATCCATAGTAGCCTCCAAAATATAGTTTTATGCTTGGTTATTTCAGTGCAGGTACTGAAAATATTCACATTTCCCTCTCCAGAAGACCTCGTATACAGCcttatttcaaacaaaacacTCAATTTTGTCAAATCTTTCAAATTACAAGTGAGATTGTTCATTTAATAATGCTCAATCTGTAGGACTAAAGTGCTGTTTGACTCTGTTAATTACCTACTGTGGTTCATGGCTTTGTATGGGACAACCACGTAATACTCGACTAGAGCCTAGCTGCCCAGTGTGGAGTGGAATAGGTGCTCTCCTCCAACCACGTTGGTTTGGAAAAGTTTGGCTAATGTGTTACTAAAGGAgggtgtctgtgctgctgctcaggactTTGTCCATGTCAGTGGCACAGATTCTAATGTTGCGTAACACACACAGCCCTcattctctgctttttttttctgaactCATGGGCTACTGTACAGTTAAATAACCTGTGCTTGCAAGGTCGAGGGGAGGCACGTCAGACATGCAGAGAAATACTGTGACCTTTCTGCCTTCAGTTTATCTGAGATCTTAATGGTTTATTATGACAAGCTGGTAAAGGCtgttctctgattggctgggtTGCTCACATCTATTACACAGACGGCTTCCTAAATTTTAGTTCCACATTCATTTTGTTCTGAAGTGTCCTTGGCTTCAGTCTGTCATGTTCTTATGCATCAGCCTAAAAGGAGTGGAGATAAATGATGGTACAATCAAAGAGGGGAGCTGAAGGCAATGGTTTGCCCTGATTatgcacaaaaataaacacatctcCAGGGTAAGAGGATACAGGAGAAAAAGGTCTTACAGGTACTGGGATAACTGGCATGCACAGGTGGTGTAAAGGTTTTCTGACACCAGACATTCTGCCTAGAGAGGCACTTCAGTCCTGCGGTTTCTGCCTGTTCCCTTCTCTCCATCTGCTTTTCCAAACCAGTAATGAATTCTCCCTGACACCATTTTCCACATCATACAGGAAAGGGAAGAAGGTGTGGCTCTAAATCttaaccccccacccatcccctctccaaaaggggaaaaacatcTCTGTATTATTTGAGTGAATAATAGAATGATGGCGTGTTGTGTTTACAGATGGCTGCCATCAGGAAGAAGCTGGTGATAGTCGGGGATGGTGCCTGTGGGAAAACCTGTCTGCTCATCGTCTTCAGCAAGGACCAGTTCCCGGAGGTCTACGTCCCCACTGTGTTTGAGAACTATATCGCGGACATTGAAGTGGACGGCAAACAGGTATACATATAAAAAATTATGTAACAGCTGATGGTCTGTTTCCCATCATTAGTTATCCTCTTCTGTCCTAGAATGTTGTCATTCTGCCGactttcttctgtttccttaTGTTCAGCATCTCTGCGGTTAAGCCGAATGTAAAGTCATAAAAACCTGACTGGCTTATTGGCCCAGAGGTAGACATGCAACAAAAGGGTTGGATTTCCTCCATATACTGCTCCATCCTTTGTAAATATAAcctttactttgtttgggttaCACAAACATACGTCAtgagcagaaaaagagaaggtATTCAGTAAAGCACATCTTAAGCTTTTCTTCATGCTTTAAAGACCTCagtgagtcagtgtgtgtgtatatacatatataatgaGCTCATTTAACATTCTATAGAATAGAGAGTTTAACAAACTTAGAGTACGCTTGTTTGGTTGTCACATGGTGTTCATGATAGTCGGGTTTTTGTGccaaagtgaaagaaaatgtggGGACGAAGCTCATGTGAATCCTCCAAGTCAATGGCAGGAAATGAATTGGTGCGACCCCGCCCCCAAAGCCCCCCCACATCATGACTAATGTcaaatttcctgtttttccgTGTTGTATAGCAGAGTTGTTGTAATTGTGCAACAAACATCTATACGCATCTACGCACACTTGGATAAGTGTTTTCAAGTGTTATTAGTCTCTACGGACTTGTTGTCCTGTGTTTCAGCTTTAggtattatatttattttcccttGAAGACGTGAACATCTGCCAGATTATTGCTGTGCAACAAtctgagtgtgcgtgtgtgtgtttacttggtGTGAAGGTCACCAGGGCCATCATTGCCTGGGctctgtgtttttcctgtgttATTTACTGCTTAAAGTGAAGTCAAACGCCTTCatgttcctgttgttgttccCCTCTCAGGTGGAGTTAGCCCTGTGGGACACAGCAGGTCAGGAGGACTATGACAGACTGAGGCCTCTCTCCTACCCCGACACAGACGTCATCCTCATGTGCTTTTCCATAGATAGCCCTGACAGTTTAGGTAAGACCGGACACTAAATTAGCCTGTTGAGTCTATATCCAACAGTGTTTTCATTCAGACATGCCGGCTGTAAAAGGGGGTCTTTGATAAGTTGATGGAGCAGCCacccagtttttatttttatcatctaTTATTCATTTATATAGATTTAACAGTGGTTTTAAAGTCAAAAGGTTTTCTAGCACATTTTGCCAGGGTCATGCCACGAAGCAATGTTGGAAATGACATGGTCTATTAAGAATGAGTCTATTCCAGAAAAACTAAAACTAACCAGGAGGAAGGTTTGCCAGTCAACAGCTCGTGGGTGTTTCCCCCTAAAATCTGATGTGAGTTATGCCGGAACATTCTTACCCAAACATGGCATTTCGAAGGCTGAAATGTTGGACATGTATCGGGGAGGGGTCGGCGCCCTCTCTGAGCAGTCACACGGGAATCTCGAGGTCTCCCTCAGTTGAAGTTGTTTTGAATCTGTAatctttgtatttttatttctgctctcATAGAGAACATTCCAGAGAAATGGACCCCTGAAGTCAAACACTTTTGTCCCAATGTTCCCATCATTCTCGTGGGCAATAAGAAGGACCTTCGCAACGatgaacacacacgcagggaGCTGGCCAAGATGAAACAGGTgtccatctctctgtctgtccaacCATCAGTGTCATACCTCCAGCCTGCGTCTACCCACCGTCTCCCCTCACCTTTCTAGGAGCCAGTTAAGTCTGACGAGGGCAGAGACATGGCCAACCGCATCAGCGCCTTCGGCTACCTGGAGTGTTCCGCCAAGACCAAGGATGGAGTGCGGGAGGTGTTTGAGATGGCCACCAGGGCGGCGCTACAGGTCCGCAAACGCAAGAGGAGAGGCGCCTGCCAGCTGTTGTGAGGTGATGGCTCGCCCTCTTTAGTCTTGGCGTAACCTTAAATCCGAGGCTTCCGTGGACTATGCTTCCATCACAGATGCCGATAACGCcacagaagaaaaggaaagactGACGCTCCcgtttaaaaagcaaaacacatcAGCCTTTAAAAGACACTCTGCTCCTGGCTTCCTGATTATTTTCCTCAACCCGTCTGCTTGCACTAAGGACCTGCTTAGTTGTTGAAAGTCGCTCTTGTAtttatattcacattttctttacAAGTCTATGTTACCACGTTTGCCTCTGCAATGAGGGTTCACATCACCTTATTGTTGCTCATAAACCTTCAGGCACACACGTGCCTCTCATTGGCCATGTTatctcacttttttttaactaatttTTTATTGAAAAGTACACCAGGTGCTGGGTCGACGTAGTGCCAGTCCTTGGTTTACCTCCTGTAAATGGGGAAAATACTGAAGCGACAGCAACTGGTTAACATTCTCTGCTTCAGCTCATATGGACACATGGCATAAATGGACACTACAGATGGGTTGTTGTCACAAACCTTAAGACATTCACACATGCTTGAGTTGACACTTTCTCCTGCCAGGACATCACCAGCACTTTGTTGAACGAACCTCTGGTCTTAACCTGCATGGGTTGGCCTCAGGTGTTTGTATATCATAGATTTAGTGCACATTATCCCCAAGATCAGAAATGATCACTGACTGCTGCCATATTAATAATATTGATGACTCATTCCACACATCACACAGCTCTGATTGGTGATTCAGAGCCAGTAATAGAATGTTAGACGCTAGTTTAGAATTCCGTTCTTCAGGATATCGACTACAAATTAATCAGTAAAAGCAGTAATATGACTTAGTGTCTgagagtggagaaaaccacTAACAAGGCTTCACAAATAACTGATTCATTTAATAGGACAGGTTCATATTGCCATAAGGACACTGTTTTGAAGTTGATCATATTGAAATTCTGTGGTCCACTGTATTCAGTTAAGGAGTGGATTAATGGAAAATTGTAAtgataaataatacattttaaaaaaaacaatttgtttCTTTACAGTTCAAACAGGAGTGGGGTGTGTAGGAGGTCTGTAAGAGACAAATGGTAATAAAGTATTTTTGAAATGCTGCCTAACCCAGagtggcttttatttttatttttttatttatttttttatttttttattttttttaaggataAATCTACGGTCAGTGTGTGAATCTGGCTTGCAACTTGTCTTCTGACTTCTCTCCTGTAGGGGGCGATGATCCCAAGGCCACTGGAACAGATGCTAGTCCAGGCCTTTTCGCAACATGTCTGCACATAAAATTTTTACACCATTTGTAATGCGATTGTCACCATGATTAATCTTGTAAGTGAAATACAAGCTAATAAAACCAAAGTTCAGTTCTGGTTTAAATATCTGACGCCAGTATGACAAAGCAAGAGGAAGTCGCCCATCAGCAAAGCCTTTGTgccaagaggaagagggagacaaagaagaaaagaaacctCCTGCATTCTTCTGAGGTCAGCAAAGTTTTCCCTTGTGCAACCAGGTGTGTGACAGTAATAAATACTTTAAGAACAAATGTACTTCACTTTATGAGACCATGTAGTGACACTGAGATACCGCTAGGTGGAGACAGAGCACCTTCGACAGTCACATCCAAAAATACAACAGTAGATGTATTCGTATTCCGGCACGACTTGGAATTACCTGTGTGCGTGGAAAGCAGTGCAGACTTTACAGGATTTTCACGCCTTGTGCAGAAGAGATCTGTAGGGATCAGAAATGGGGGGGCTAATTGAAAATTATCAAAAGTTTTCCAGAACAAGAAGGTGAAGTTCGCAAACCAGCCTTATTTTCCGGCTGTTTTCAGAGGCAAAATGTGAACAAGAGTGCAAATATGTACTTTCATTCGCAGAGCAGCTGTAAAATTTTAGTTTGCTGTTTGAAATTCAAACAAGATGTTAGATGTATCACGAAACTGGACTATGCAGAGGGGGGTGTGTCTACTTACCCGGAAAGGCCAGACTGCAGTGCAGGAACAGCATCTCAGAAAAGTCTAGAGCTGCTTAGGATCTTCAGCAAGAGCAACCTGACCAGATGCCACAACGATTTGTGAGGAACCTCTGATAGTCACAATATTTTGCCAAACCTGTTGAGGTTT is part of the Takifugu flavidus isolate HTHZ2018 chromosome 8, ASM371156v2, whole genome shotgun sequence genome and encodes:
- the LOC130530616 gene encoding rho-related GTP-binding protein RhoA-D, giving the protein MAAIRKKLVIVGDGACGKTCLLIVFSKDQFPEVYVPTVFENYIADIEVDGKQVELALWDTAGQEDYDRLRPLSYPDTDVILMCFSIDSPDSLENIPEKWTPEVKHFCPNVPIILVGNKKDLRNDEHTRRELAKMKQEPVKSDEGRDMANRISAFGYLECSAKTKDGVREVFEMATRAALQVRKRKRRGACQLL